From Cellulophaga lytica DSM 7489, a single genomic window includes:
- a CDS encoding tRNA-binding protein, with amino-acid sequence MKQQITWSDFSKVDMRVGTIVAVNDFPEARNPAYQLKINFGEEIGILKTSAQITKRYTKEQLLERQIVAVVNFPKKQIANFMSECLVMGAVEDKDVILLSPEAKVPNGLKIG; translated from the coding sequence ATGAAACAGCAAATTACGTGGTCAGATTTTTCTAAGGTAGATATGCGTGTTGGCACTATTGTAGCGGTTAATGATTTTCCGGAGGCACGTAACCCTGCATACCAATTAAAAATAAATTTTGGTGAAGAAATAGGAATTTTAAAAACGTCTGCTCAAATAACAAAGCGTTACACAAAAGAACAATTGTTAGAAAGGCAAATTGTTGCAGTGGTAAATTTTCCAAAAAAGCAAATTGCTAATTTTATGAGTGAGTGTTTAGTTATGGGGGCAGTAGAAGATAAAGATGTTATTTTATTAAGTCCGGAAGCTAAAGTGCCAAATGGATTAAAAATAGGCTAG
- a CDS encoding thioredoxin family protein, whose protein sequence is MARTPSNMLPLGTVAPSFTLLDTTTNTMVSLENHKGDKGTIIAFICNHCPFVIHVNPELVKIADFYKNKGFSFIAISSNDVINYPQDAPELMTKFAKENNYSFPYLYDEKQDIAKAYDAACTPDFYVFDSDLKLVYRGQLDDSRPGNGIPVTGKDLKSALDALEQGKIVNPEQKPSIGCNIKWK, encoded by the coding sequence ATGGCACGTACACCAAGTAATATGTTACCCTTAGGAACCGTTGCTCCTTCTTTTACCCTTTTAGATACTACTACAAACACTATGGTAAGTTTAGAAAACCACAAAGGTGATAAGGGCACAATAATAGCATTTATTTGTAACCATTGTCCTTTTGTAATTCACGTAAATCCAGAGCTTGTAAAAATTGCAGATTTTTACAAAAATAAAGGGTTTTCATTTATTGCTATTTCTAGTAATGATGTTATTAACTACCCACAAGATGCACCAGAGTTAATGACTAAATTTGCAAAAGAAAACAACTATAGCTTTCCTTATTTGTATGATGAAAAGCAAGATATTGCAAAAGCATATGATGCTGCTTGCACACCAGATTTTTATGTTTTTGATTCTGATTTAAAACTTGTTTATCGTGGACAACTAGATGACTCTAGACCAGGAAATGGCATACCTGTGACCGGAAAAGACTTAAAAAGTGCATTAGATGCTTTAGAACAAGGTAAAATTGTGAATCCTGAGCAAAAACCAAGCATAGGTTGTAATATTAAATGGAAGTAA
- a CDS encoding YfiT family bacillithiol transferase: protein MKSNTLKSLQYPIGDFICPEEITKEQIKKWIKTLESFPVKLTNIVLNLNNEQLNTPYRPNGWTVIQLVHHIADSHHNSYTRFKWALTEEAPIIKAYEEKDWANLVDASTSPVILSLNYITALHAKLVYLLKGLTDEQLNRYFIHPSGETKVTVAENIGSYAWHSNHHYAHIKNLCEREGWL from the coding sequence ATGAAAAGTAATACGTTAAAATCATTGCAATATCCTATAGGTGATTTTATTTGTCCAGAAGAAATAACTAAAGAACAAATTAAAAAGTGGATTAAAACGTTGGAGTCTTTTCCTGTAAAACTCACCAACATTGTTTTAAATTTAAATAATGAGCAGCTAAATACACCTTATAGACCAAATGGGTGGACTGTAATACAATTGGTGCATCATATAGCAGATAGTCATCATAATAGTTATACTCGTTTTAAATGGGCGCTTACAGAAGAAGCTCCTATAATAAAAGCTTATGAAGAAAAAGATTGGGCCAATTTGGTAGATGCCTCTACATCGCCAGTTATATTATCTTTAAATTACATAACTGCGTTACACGCAAAATTGGTTTATTTACTAAAGGGATTAACAGATGAACAGTTAAACAGGTATTTTATTCACCCCTCAGGGGAAACCAAAGTTACAGTAGCAGAAAATATAGGTAGTTATGCATGGCATAGCAATCACCATTATGCACACATAAAAAACTTATGTGAAAGAGAAGGTTGGCTTTAA
- a CDS encoding peptidylprolyl isomerase, with translation MQDGIYAKFNTTKGEILVKLTHDKTPGTVGNFVALAEGNLENSVKPQGTPYYNGLKFHRVIPDFMIQGGCPLGTGTGDAGYKFDDEFHPELTHSGPGVLSMANAGPGTNGSQFFITHIATPWLDNKHTVFGHVESGQDVVDAVAQGDTIETLEIVRVGEEAEKWNAVEAFRTFEGSREKRLAEEKAKAEAQMEKLAAGFDATESGLRYKIIQKGNGVKAESGKTVSVHYEGSLVSGQVFDSSYKRNQPIDFQLGVGQVIPGWDEGIALLQVGDKARFVIPSNLAYGSAGAGGVIPPNATLIFDVELMDVK, from the coding sequence ATGCAAGACGGAATTTACGCAAAATTCAATACTACTAAAGGAGAGATTTTAGTAAAATTAACGCACGATAAAACACCAGGTACAGTTGGTAACTTTGTTGCCTTAGCAGAAGGTAATTTAGAGAACTCTGTAAAACCACAAGGAACACCATATTATAACGGATTAAAATTTCATAGAGTTATTCCAGATTTTATGATTCAGGGTGGATGTCCTTTAGGAACTGGTACAGGTGATGCTGGTTATAAGTTTGATGATGAATTTCATCCAGAGTTAACACATTCTGGCCCTGGAGTTTTATCTATGGCAAACGCTGGTCCTGGAACAAACGGTAGCCAGTTTTTTATAACACACATTGCTACACCTTGGTTAGACAATAAGCACACGGTATTTGGACACGTAGAGAGTGGACAAGATGTTGTTGATGCTGTAGCACAAGGAGATACTATTGAGACTTTAGAAATTGTAAGAGTTGGTGAAGAAGCAGAAAAGTGGAATGCTGTTGAAGCTTTTAGAACTTTTGAAGGATCTAGAGAAAAAAGATTAGCAGAAGAAAAAGCAAAGGCAGAAGCACAAATGGAAAAATTAGCTGCTGGTTTTGATGCAACTGAGTCTGGTTTACGTTACAAAATTATTCAAAAAGGTAATGGAGTTAAAGCAGAAAGTGGTAAAACTGTTTCTGTACACTATGAAGGATCTTTAGTTAGCGGTCAGGTTTTTGATTCGTCATACAAAAGAAACCAACCAATAGATTTTCAACTAGGAGTAGGACAAGTAATTCCTGGTTGGGATGAAGGTATTGCATTATTACAAGTAGGAGACAAGGCTCGTTTTGTAATTCCTTCTAACTTAGCATACGGTAGTGCAGGTGCAGGTGGTGTTATACCACCAAATGCAACACTAATTTTTGATGTAGAATTAATGGATGTAAAATAG
- a CDS encoding M28 family peptidase, whose amino-acid sequence MKKITVIFLLVCTTIFAQTADEKQLRSIYDAALTDGMAYNWLDHLSNQIGGRLSGSVEAQQAVDYTKKELEKLGVDRVYLQPVMVPRWVRGLPEYANILSEDGTTTSVPICALGGSVATSALGLKANVIEVKSIKELEELGKEKIEGKIVFFNRPMNPKDIVTFTAYGGCVDQRYSGAAEAGKFGAVGVIVRSVNLRLDDYPHTGSMSYGDTPVKNRIPAAAISTNGAELLATALKLNPNTKFFFKQNCKQYDDVQSYNVIAEIKGSTYPNEIIVVGGHLDSWDLGDGSHDDGAGVVQSMDVLRLIKASGYKPKRTIRAVLFMNEENGLRGGNKYAQVAKSKNENHIFALESDAGGFSPRGFSFDCSTENFEQVESWRNLFKPYLIHLFEKGGSGADVGPLKKDNIVLAGLRPDSQRYFDHHHAANDTFEHVNKRELELGAATMTSLVYLFDKYGIVTSKKIKG is encoded by the coding sequence ATGAAAAAAATAACTGTAATATTCCTATTAGTTTGCACAACTATTTTTGCGCAAACAGCTGATGAAAAACAACTTAGATCAATTTATGACGCTGCATTAACAGATGGTATGGCCTACAATTGGTTAGACCATTTATCTAATCAAATTGGTGGGCGTTTATCTGGCTCTGTAGAGGCACAACAAGCTGTAGATTATACCAAAAAAGAATTAGAAAAGTTAGGAGTAGATCGTGTGTATTTACAACCAGTAATGGTGCCAAGATGGGTGCGTGGTTTACCAGAGTATGCAAACATTTTATCTGAAGACGGAACAACTACAAGTGTGCCTATTTGTGCATTAGGAGGTTCTGTTGCAACTTCTGCCTTAGGGTTAAAAGCTAATGTAATAGAAGTAAAGAGTATTAAGGAGTTAGAAGAGTTAGGTAAAGAAAAAATAGAAGGTAAAATTGTATTTTTTAACAGACCAATGAACCCTAAAGACATTGTAACTTTTACTGCTTATGGTGGGTGTGTAGATCAGCGTTACTCAGGGGCTGCAGAGGCTGGTAAGTTTGGTGCAGTAGGTGTAATTGTTAGGTCTGTTAATTTACGTTTAGATGATTATCCGCACACAGGCTCTATGAGTTATGGAGATACTCCTGTAAAAAATAGAATTCCTGCTGCGGCAATTAGTACAAATGGAGCAGAGTTATTAGCTACAGCTTTAAAGTTAAACCCAAACACAAAATTCTTTTTTAAGCAAAATTGCAAACAGTATGATGATGTACAGTCATACAACGTTATTGCAGAGATAAAAGGAAGTACTTACCCAAATGAGATTATAGTAGTAGGTGGCCATCTAGATTCTTGGGATTTAGGAGACGGGTCTCATGATGATGGAGCAGGTGTAGTACAAAGTATGGATGTATTACGTTTAATTAAAGCATCTGGTTACAAGCCTAAAAGAACTATAAGAGCTGTGCTTTTTATGAATGAAGAAAACGGTTTAAGAGGAGGTAATAAATATGCACAGGTGGCTAAAAGTAAAAATGAAAATCACATTTTTGCTTTAGAGAGTGATGCCGGAGGTTTTTCTCCTAGAGGTTTTTCTTTTGATTGCTCTACAGAAAATTTTGAACAAGTAGAAAGCTGGAGAAATTTATTTAAACCATATTTAATTCATTTGTTTGAAAAAGGTGGTAGTGGAGCAGATGTTGGTCCATTAAAAAAAGATAATATAGTTTTGGCAGGTTTAAGACCAGATTCTCAACGTTATTTTGATCACCATCATGCTGCCAATGATACTTTTGAACACGTAAATAAAAGAGAGTTAGAATTAGGGGCAGCTACAATGACAAGTTTGGTGTATTTGTTTGATAAATACGGTATTGTAACCTCAAAAAAGATAAAAGGATAA
- a CDS encoding PPK2 family polyphosphate kinase encodes MRNVDIKKYKVLENVQLSSKPTLETFNESDKKLKKELEKIREELGDFQDTLYAHGKYSVLICLQGMDTAGKDSLIREIFKDFNARGVVVHSFKVPTELERKHDYLWRHYIALPAKGKFGVFNRTHYENVLVTRVHPEYIMGEHIPGILSVDDIDDAFWAKRFEQINNFEKHIAENGTLIYKFYLHLSKEEQRQRLLRRLDLKEKNWKFSPGDLKERKLWDTYQECYEDAINKTSKKHAPWYVVPADNKKGARVIVASILLQELKKYKDIKEPELDDEIKANLEMYKNQLESE; translated from the coding sequence GTGCGTAACGTAGATATAAAAAAATATAAGGTTTTAGAAAATGTACAATTGTCTAGCAAACCAACATTAGAAACTTTTAATGAATCTGATAAGAAATTAAAAAAGGAATTAGAAAAAATTAGAGAGGAATTAGGTGATTTTCAAGACACGTTATATGCTCACGGAAAATATAGTGTTTTAATTTGCTTACAAGGTATGGACACTGCTGGGAAAGACAGTCTAATTCGAGAGATTTTTAAAGATTTTAATGCTCGTGGTGTTGTGGTGCACAGTTTTAAAGTACCAACAGAATTAGAGCGTAAGCATGATTATTTATGGAGGCACTATATAGCATTACCAGCAAAAGGAAAATTTGGAGTGTTTAATAGAACACATTATGAAAATGTTTTGGTAACGCGTGTTCACCCAGAATATATAATGGGAGAACATATACCGGGTATACTCAGTGTAGATGATATAGATGATGCTTTTTGGGCAAAAAGGTTTGAACAGATTAATAATTTTGAAAAGCATATAGCAGAAAATGGCACTTTAATTTATAAGTTTTATTTACACTTATCTAAAGAAGAACAACGCCAAAGGTTATTACGTAGATTAGATTTAAAAGAGAAAAACTGGAAATTTTCTCCGGGAGACTTAAAAGAACGTAAACTTTGGGATACTTACCAAGAGTGTTATGAAGATGCTATTAATAAAACGTCTAAAAAGCACGCTCCTTGGTATGTGGTACCTGCAGACAATAAAAAGGGAGCCAGAGTAATTGTAGCATCAATTTTATTGCAAGAATTAAAAAAGTATAAAGACATAAAAGAGCCAGAGTTAGATGATGAAATTAAGGCAAACTTAGAAATGTATAAAAACCAATTAGAATCAGAATAA